The following proteins are encoded in a genomic region of Montipora foliosa isolate CH-2021 chromosome 10, ASM3666993v2, whole genome shotgun sequence:
- the LOC137973086 gene encoding NADH dehydrogenase [ubiquinone] 1 alpha subcomplex subunit 11-like yields the protein MPGHGCPKFDEPWMDELDGENCVQRTMSFAVQGALIGGFYGAAYSALKIPDPEPTPLILQSFIHMKNYSLLLGGAAGLFALTTCTSASLREKDDPLNWALGGVVSGALFGFRRNSWQVGCGMAAALGFGGAVAKYMGVYKHPFRTDRVFL from the exons ATGCCCGGACATGGATGCCCAAAATTTGATGAACCGTGGATGGATGAATTGGATGGAGAGAACTGTGTGCAAAGAACGATGAGTTTCGCTGTTCAAGGGGCGCTAATAG GAGGATTTTACGGTGCTGCTTATTCCGCGTTAAAAATCCCAGATCCTGAACCAACACCTCTCATTCTGCAGTCATTTATTCACATGAAGAATTATTCACTTCTACTTG GTGGAGCTGCAGGTTTGTTTGCATTGACTACTTGTACCTCAGCATCCCTGAGAGAAAAAGATGATCCATTGAACTGGGCACTTGGAGGTGTTGTTAGTGGAGCTTTATTTGGATTTAGGA GGAACAGTTGGCAAGTAGGATGTGGCATGGCTGCTGCTCTTGGATTTGGTGGAGCTGTTGCCAAGTACATGGGGGTATACAAACACCCTTTTCGCACAGACAGAGTGTTTCTATGA
- the LOC137973084 gene encoding phospholipid phosphatase 1-like → MSANSEDDLRPAPEVEILPQNAYKLREIVPSVERKPRFICILVDFLCLAAVEILILIFKFVIPPFKRGFYCDDDTINKPYKESTVPSTVLYSVGFVLAFIVISSTEFYNSRREGMSRMKTKEDSHFNLGPLKLNSRNIEILRLFIGFTYGGLITIFLTDVGKYTVGRLRPHFLSICKAPPAVFTNCSHNYILGDVCTGDPGLLREGRLSFPSGHASFSAYAVTFTILYMEATMSFPHSKFLKFFIQLVVAQLGILCSLSRISDYKHHWSDVLAGMLLGILTAVLILNHVLQMFRRDKSSRKPVPVGTV, encoded by the exons ATGTCGGCTAACAGTGAAGATGATTTGCGGCCTGCTCCAGAGGTGGAAATTCTTCCTCAGAATGCTTACAAATTGCGTGAGATTGTCCCATCTGTTGAGCGAAAGCCACGCTTCATTTGTATTCTCGTTGATTTCTTGTGCTTGGCGGCGGTTGAAATCttaattttgattttcaagttcgtGATCCCACCATTCAAGCGCGGATTTTACTGCGATGATGATACTATTAACAAGCCTTATAAAGAAAGCACTGTTCCATCGACTGTGCTGTACTCCGTAGGGTTTGTCTTAGCATTTATTGTGATCTCCAGCACTGAGTTTTACAACAGCAGAAGGGAGGGAATGTCGAGAATGAAAACCAAGGAAGATAGCCATTTTAATCTGGGTCCTTTGAAATTGAATTCCCGCAATATTGAGATACTAAGGTTATTCATAGGTTTCACCTATGGAGGCTTGATCACCATTTTTCTCACCGATGTTGGAAAATACACTGTTGGAAGATTACGACCGCATTTTCTCTCTATCTGCAAGGCACCTCCAGCTGTCTTCACCAACTGTAGCCACAATTACATATTAGGGGATGTTTGTACAGGTGATCCTGGTCTGTTAAGGGAAGGAAGATTATCGTTTCCATCAGGGCATGCCTCGTTTTCAG CATATGCTGTGACCTTTACGATCCTTTATATGGAAGCCACGATGAGTTTTCCTCACAGCAAGTTTCTCAAGTTCTTTATCCAACTTGTGGTTGCACAGCTGGGAATCCTGTGCTCGTTGTCACGAATCAGTGATTATAAGCATCATTGGAGTGATGTTTTGGCAGGCATGTTGCTGGGCATTCTGACCGCAGTGCTGATCCTTAACCATGTACTACAGATGTTTAGAAGAGATAAAAGCTCCAGAAAGCCGGTTCCTGTTGGCACTGTATAG